Below is a window of Luteitalea sp. DNA.
ATTGGGTAGTCGAGGTCAACTACAACGGTTCGGTGGGCCGCCACTTATATCAAGCGTTTGATGTCAATCGGTTCAGCGGCGACGTGATCGACGGACAGTTGGATCGGCTGAACCCCAGCTTCGCGGGCATCAATTACGGGCAAGCGAATGGGAAGTCTTCCTATCACGGCGGCAACGTGACCGTCACGAAGCGCCTCTCCCACGGGCTCCATTTCCAGAGCGCCTACACCGTCGGCAAGGCAATCGACACGGCCAGCAGCTTTGGCGGCAACTTACCGATGGTCGATGCGGGCAATCTCGAGCTCAATCGCGGCCTGGCGAACTTCGATATCCGTCAGAAGCTGGCAATGAGCATCATTTATGAAGTCCCCAACCTGGCGCAATCCGGCCCGTTGCGCGCCATCTTCGGCGACTGGCAGGTCGGAGCGGTGACCATCCTCCAAAGCGGCTCCCCCTTCTCGGTGTTCTGCACCGATCCGTTCGATCCGGTTGTCAATGCCCGCGGCGAGGTGATTGGCAACAGCGGCTGCGACTACAACGCCGACGGGTTCAACAATGACTTTCCCGACGCGCCGGCGTTCGGGAATTCACTTCCCAACTCCGACAGAGCGGCCTTCTTGAGCGGGGTCTTCACGCGGGCGGACTTCCCGCAGCCGGCGCTCGGCTCACCCGGAAATCTGGGTCGCAATGTCTTCATCGGGCCTGGGTTCGCCAACACCGACCTCAACCTGACGAAGCGAATTCCGGCGCCCTTCTTGGGCAACGCCGGCCGCATCGACTTCCGGGCCGAGCTCTTCAATCTCTTCAACCGCGTCAATCTGCAGAATCCGGACGACAACCTCAGTAGCTCGACGTTCGGCCGCTCGACAGCGGCATTTGGGGTGCGTAACATCCAGTTCGGTCTGAAGATTAGCTTTTGACGCGAGGTCGGAGGCGCCCGACCTAAAGGTCGGGCCTACATTTAGATCACTGATCAGACGGGTGTAGGCCCGACCTTTAGGTCGGGCGCTTCCGTTTCTGCCACGAACCAACGATCTTTTGACCCCGTCGAGCGCAATCGATGTCGTCGCGTTTTCGCTGTCTACTGTTCACCGTCGTCTTCGTCGGCGCGGCGGGCCTGCCGGCGTTGGGCCAAGGCATGGCCACGTCGGGCCGTGCCGTCCCCTCGGGCGTGGTCGTCGACGCGACCGACTCGCCGTTCGACGTTCGGTTCGTCGACATCGCGGTCGAGGCCGGTTTGACCGCGCGCAATGTTTCTGGAAATCCCTCGCGCAAGCAATACATCGTGGAGGCTGTTGGCAACGGCGTCGCGTTGTTCGATTACGACAACGACGGGCGCCTCGACATCTTTCTCGCCAACGGCTCGACGCTGGACAACTCGGTTGACGCAGCCGCGGAAACGCATCGCCTCTACCGCAACCTCGGGAATCTTCGCTTCCAGGACGTCACGCACGCGGCCGGCTTGGAGCGGACTGGCTGGGGCCAAGGGGCCTGCGTCGGCGACTACGACAACGATGGCTGGCGCGATCTGTTCGTCACGTTCTGGGGACAGAGCGTCCTGTACCGCAATGACGGCGACGGCACGTTCACCGACATTACAACGACCGCAGGGCTCTCGTCGGAAGGCGTCCGCTGGGACACCGGCTGCACGTTCATCGATTACGACGTCGACGGAGACCTGGACCTTGCTGTCAGCGGCTATGTTGATTTCGACCTGGACGAAGTGCCCTCGCCTGGCAGCGGAGGCTACTGCCGCTGGAAGGGGCTGCCAGTGATGTGTGGACCCCGCGGTCTGCCGCCTGGGCGCAACCTCCTCCTTCAGAACGACGGACGAGGCCATTTCCGGGACGTATCCAAGGCGAGCGGCATCGGCGAGCAGAAGCGCTGCTACGGGTTCACGGTGCTCGCTTCCGATCTCGACAACGACGCCTTTCCTGATCTGTACGTCGCGTGTGACTCCACACCCAGCTTGTTCTATCGAAATCTCGGCGACGGCTCCTTCGAAGAGATCGGCGTGCTGGCCGGCGTCGCCCTCAACGAGAATGGCCAGGAACAGGCAGGCATGGGTGTTGCGACCGCCGACGTGGACGAGGACGGCTTCGTCGACATCGTCAAGACCAACTTCAGCGACGATACGCCGAATCTCTATCACAACGACGGCAACGCCACGTTTTCCGACCAGGTCTACGTGTCAGGGCTCGGCATCCATACGCAGTACTTGGGGTGGGGCGCGCACCTGTTCGATGCGGATCATGAC
It encodes the following:
- a CDS encoding CRTAC1 family protein; its protein translation is MSSRFRCLLFTVVFVGAAGLPALGQGMATSGRAVPSGVVVDATDSPFDVRFVDIAVEAGLTARNVSGNPSRKQYIVEAVGNGVALFDYDNDGRLDIFLANGSTLDNSVDAAAETHRLYRNLGNLRFQDVTHAAGLERTGWGQGACVGDYDNDGWRDLFVTFWGQSVLYRNDGDGTFTDITTTAGLSSEGVRWDTGCTFIDYDVDGDLDLAVSGYVDFDLDEVPSPGSGGYCRWKGLPVMCGPRGLPPGRNLLLQNDGRGHFRDVSKASGIGEQKRCYGFTVLASDLDNDAFPDLYVACDSTPSLFYRNLGDGSFEEIGVLAGVALNENGQEQAGMGVATADVDEDGFVDIVKTNFSDDTPNLYHNDGNATFSDQVYVSGLGIHTQYLGWGAHLFDADHDGRRDILLVNGHVYPEVDNAGLAVTYRQKRLLYQNVRGRFADVSDKAGPGIATAAWSSRGSAVGDLDNDGSLEVVINNMSERPSLLKNQGKPKNWLMVRLVGTRANRDALGARAYVVTAEGRISGEVQGGSGYLSQSDSRLHFGLGGAERCERIEVLWPGGEREVFEGSKANRLVVLKQGEGEPAGPSKSR